The DNA sequence CAGGTGCTGGAACACGATGTAGATGTCCAGGTAGATCGCCAGCGTGGCGGTCACGTAGTTGGTCTCGCCGCCATCGACGATGCGCTTGAGGTCGTACAGCATGTAGGCGGAGAAGATCACGATGGCCAGCGACGAGATCGTCAGCATCAGGGCCGGCATCTGCAGCCAGATGTTGGCCAGCGAGGCGACGATCAGCATGACGACGCCGACCATCAGCCACTTGCCCATGCCGGACAGGTCGCGCTTGATCGTCGTGGCCAGGGTCGCCATGCCGAAGAACACCAGCGCGGTGCCACCGAAGGCCATCATGATCAGCTGGGCGCCGTTGGCAAAGCCCAGCACCGCCCCGATCAGGCGCGACAGCATCAGCCCCATGAAGAACGTGAAGCCGAGCAACAGCAGCACGCCCACGCCCGAGTTCTTGAACTTCTCGATGGCGAAGAAGAACCCGAACGCGATGGCGAGGAAGGCGAAGAAGCCGAGCAGCGGACTGCTGGCGAAGAAGCTGAAGCCCGTGACCACGCCGATCCAGGCGCCCAGCACGGTGGGCACCAGCGACAGCGCCAGCAACCAGTAGGTGTTGCGCAGGACGCGGTTGCGTTGCTGGGCCAGTACGCCCGAGCGGGAATAGGCTGCCTGCAAGCTTTCGTTCATCGTCGTGCTCCTCTTTCGGTGACGAGGTTTCGACTCCCCCGGGCGATTCTAGTTCCCGCAATCGCAGTGGGGCGATTTCCGCAGTTCGCCCCGATGTGGGGCCGTGGGCTCGCCGGACGGGCGGGATGCTGGCACCATCGCTGCTATAGGACGACTCAATACGAAAGGAGCAACCGATGAAGACCAAGCCCTACCTGACGCTGGACGACGTCAAGAAGATCGCCGCCGGCGCCGAGGCCGAGGCGCTGCGCAACCACTGGGCGGTGAGCATTGCGATCGTCGACGACGGCGGGCACCTGCTGTGGCTGCAGCGGCTGGACGGCGCCGGTCCGGTGTCAGCGCAGATCGCCCCGGCCAAGGCCCGCACCGCGGCGCTGGGTCGCCGGGAAAGCAAGGTCTATGAAGACATGATCAACCAGGGCCGCACCTCGTTCCTGAGCGCGCCCGGCTTGGAAGGCCTGCTCGAGGGCGGGGTGCCGATCATGGTCGAGGGCCAGTGCGTCGGCGCGGTCGGCGTCAGCGGCGTGAAGTCGGGCGAGGACGCCCAGATCGCGAAGGCCGGCATCGCGGCGCTGGGCCAGTGAGGTCGCGGGAAAAGGTGCTTGGCTGAGGGCCGGGCGGACCGGCTCGTGGCTGAGCTCAAAACACGACCCGGCGGCCCTGCGGCCGTCCGGGTCGCCCCACGATGAACTACTTGGTCAGGATCAGCTTGCCGAACTTGGTCGCGCGCAGCTGGTAGAGCGCGCCGTTGTGTTCGATCCGGACCGACTTGCGGCCGCGCAGCAGGGCGCTGCTGGCGATGGCCTCCAGGGCCTCGGCCGCCTCGGCCTGCGGCTGGAGCCGGCCACGGGGGCTGGCATCCGGCCGGTGCGCTGGAACAGCCGTCGGCGCGGTGGCCGGTTCGGTGGCGAGGGCGGACGGTTTCATCGGTCTTCCTGGTTCCAGAAACACTGAAAAACGGGGCAGGTTGCCTGCGGATCAGGGCCGCGACAGGGCCCACCAGGCCCCGAGCAGCACCACCAGCAGGCTCGTCAGCCAGACGAGCAACCCGGTCAGTTCGGTCATGCCAGTGCCAGCTCCGCGGCAAGGGGCAGGTGGGAAGCGGCCGGCTCGTGCCGCAGCGTAGAGGCCAGCTTCTGGCGGGCGCAGTCGGCGCACTGCCCGCAGCAGGTGGCCACGCCCAGCTCCATCTGCAGTTCGTCAAACGACGTGCAGCCAGAACGGGCCACGCGTTCGATGTCCCGGTCGGAGACCCTGCGGCATACGCAAACGATCATCTGGCGAACCCTTTCCAATCGACGCCTGTTCAATCGACGGGGTCAGTATAAATGAGAATGATTCCCACTTGAAAAAGTCTCGCTGGCGGCAGGGGCAAGCATTTGTTACCGAGTTCCCCCCTTTAGGGGACGCGGGCGCCCTGCCTGGGTCCGCATACTGGGGCGCCTGTGGACCACCGTTCGAGGACCCTTGTGACGGCCATCGGCCTGACGCCTTGCATCTGCCGCCCCTCATCCGCCTGTTCGCAGGCGCGCCGCCCCCCGGCACCGGGGCGGCGCCCGGACCGCCGGGACGCACCCCAGGGGGGGGCGGCATGAAGCCGGTCCATGCTTCTTCCGACCCTCGCCGCCCCAATGCCACGGCCGGCGTCTACGGGGCCCGGCTGCGGCTGTGGTTCCCGGTGCTGCTGTTCCTGCTGGCCATGCTGGCCTACCTCTGGCGCCGCGGCAGCGGCGTGCTGTGGCACGAGGTTGCCTGGGCGCTGGCGTCGTTCCTGCAGGCGGCGATCCGCTGGCCGTACGTGGAGGCGAACCGGGCCAACCGCATCGAGGCCAGCCGGGTGGGGCGCCTGGAGCAGTGGCTGATGTTCGTCGTCTTCATGACGCTGCTGTGCCTGCCGATGCTCTCCATCGCCACGCCCTGGCTGGACCGCTTCGGCTACCGGCTGCCGTGGCCGGCCGCGGCGGTCGGGGCAGTGCTGATGGCGGCGTCGCTGTGGCTGTTCCACCGTGCGCACGCCGACCTGGGGCGGCACTGGTCGCCGTCCCTGGAGGTGCACGTCGGGCATGAGCTGGTCACCCACGGGGTGTACCGCCACATGCGGCACCCGATGTACGCGTCGATCTGGCTGTTCGCGCTGGCGCAACCGCTGCTGATCCACAACTGGGTGGCCGGGGTGCTCGG is a window from the Caldimonas thermodepolymerans genome containing:
- a CDS encoding Bax inhibitor-1/YccA family protein, which gives rise to MNESLQAAYSRSGVLAQQRNRVLRNTYWLLALSLVPTVLGAWIGVVTGFSFFASSPLLGFFAFLAIAFGFFFAIEKFKNSGVGVLLLLGFTFFMGLMLSRLIGAVLGFANGAQLIMMAFGGTALVFFGMATLATTIKRDLSGMGKWLMVGVVMLIVASLANIWLQMPALMLTISSLAIVIFSAYMLYDLKRIVDGGETNYVTATLAIYLDIYIVFQHLLALLGIFGGDE
- a CDS encoding GlcG/HbpS family heme-binding protein codes for the protein MKTKPYLTLDDVKKIAAGAEAEALRNHWAVSIAIVDDGGHLLWLQRLDGAGPVSAQIAPAKARTAALGRRESKVYEDMINQGRTSFLSAPGLEGLLEGGVPIMVEGQCVGAVGVSGVKSGEDAQIAKAGIAALGQ
- a CDS encoding hemin uptake protein HemP; its protein translation is MKPSALATEPATAPTAVPAHRPDASPRGRLQPQAEAAEALEAIASSALLRGRKSVRIEHNGALYQLRATKFGKLILTK
- a CDS encoding (2Fe-2S)-binding protein produces the protein MIVCVCRRVSDRDIERVARSGCTSFDELQMELGVATCCGQCADCARQKLASTLRHEPAASHLPLAAELALA
- a CDS encoding protein-S-isoprenylcysteine O-methyltransferase → MKPVHASSDPRRPNATAGVYGARLRLWFPVLLFLLAMLAYLWRRGSGVLWHEVAWALASFLQAAIRWPYVEANRANRIEASRVGRLEQWLMFVVFMTLLCLPMLSIATPWLDRFGYRLPWPAAAVGAVLMAASLWLFHRAHADLGRHWSPSLEVHVGHELVTHGVYRHMRHPMYASIWLFALAQPLLIHNWVAGVLGVPGFALLYFLRVPREERLMLDRFGSAYQDYMARTGRLWPRGGRPREGQGRRFS